One genomic window of Haloarcula limicola includes the following:
- a CDS encoding YgaP family membrane protein: MDLNENVGGRDRLARAALAVVLTVAAVRSLRNGKRLRGLLAGIGALVFGFNATSGYCGVNDVLGRDTAGGESEDEETVVSISESDEGDASSDEESIAGSKKERGWTLTCAACGNDIVTGEARGPNESGDIVHETCN; the protein is encoded by the coding sequence ATGGACCTCAACGAGAACGTTGGTGGCCGCGACCGACTCGCACGCGCAGCGCTGGCCGTCGTACTGACCGTCGCGGCGGTTCGCTCGCTCCGGAACGGAAAGCGCCTGCGCGGACTGCTCGCCGGGATCGGCGCGCTCGTGTTCGGCTTCAACGCGACCAGCGGCTACTGCGGCGTGAACGACGTGCTGGGCCGAGACACCGCCGGCGGCGAGAGCGAGGACGAGGAAACGGTCGTCTCCATCAGCGAGAGCGACGAAGGCGACGCGAGCAGCGACGAAGAGTCGATCGCCGGCTCGAAGAAGGAGCGGGGCTGGACGCTGACCTGTGCCGCCTGCGGTAACGACATCGTCACCGGCGAGGCGCGCGGCCCGAACGAGAGCGGCGACATCGTCCACGAGACCTGTAACTGA
- a CDS encoding DUF6293 family protein: MQTHIVPVGFDYDRLIAPLVREQLDVDRVILLEGAVGSEANVEYSRHLAEKLEKDYRNLLGAETESFVVDDVYAYDEAFEQAFELINDELDAGNEVWVNVSAMPRTVSFAFATAAHSIMVEREGERDRIHTYYTVPEKYLETELAEELRKQVALLESLKDGEDVAADVDERLETALDLLDEFDERGTTIGAKEIDGSHIVELPVASFSNVKPFEEVILFLLGEHGEFESVSELAQELARELGEEYTDSFRSKVIYNVDRLGPGGKGYIEQEEHGKSYRTRLSRIGELWVRSHSADEREHDLL, encoded by the coding sequence ATGCAGACCCACATCGTCCCGGTCGGCTTCGACTACGACCGGCTCATCGCGCCGCTGGTGCGCGAGCAGCTCGACGTGGACCGCGTCATCCTCCTGGAGGGGGCGGTCGGCTCCGAGGCCAACGTCGAGTACTCGCGTCACCTCGCCGAGAAGTTGGAGAAGGACTACCGGAACCTGCTCGGGGCCGAAACCGAGAGCTTCGTCGTCGACGACGTCTACGCCTACGACGAGGCGTTCGAGCAGGCGTTCGAGCTCATCAACGACGAGCTCGACGCCGGCAACGAGGTGTGGGTCAACGTCTCCGCGATGCCCCGCACGGTCTCCTTCGCGTTCGCCACTGCCGCCCACTCGATCATGGTCGAGCGCGAGGGCGAGCGCGACCGCATCCACACCTACTACACGGTCCCCGAGAAGTACCTGGAGACGGAACTGGCCGAGGAACTGCGAAAACAGGTCGCCCTCTTAGAGAGCCTCAAGGACGGCGAGGACGTGGCCGCCGACGTCGACGAGCGACTGGAGACCGCCCTCGACCTCCTAGACGAGTTCGACGAGCGCGGGACGACCATCGGCGCGAAGGAGATCGACGGCTCGCACATCGTCGAACTCCCCGTCGCCTCCTTCTCGAACGTCAAGCCCTTCGAGGAGGTCATCCTCTTTCTCCTCGGCGAACACGGCGAGTTCGAGTCGGTCTCGGAACTCGCACAGGAACTGGCCCGCGAACTCGGCGAGGAGTACACCGACTCGTTCCGCTCGAAGGTCATCTACAACGTCGACCGCCTCGGCCCCGGCGGGAAAGGCTACATCGAACAGGAGGAACACGGCAAGTCGTATCGAACGCGCCTCTCGCGCATCGGCGAGCTGTGGGTCCGCTCGCACTCGGCGGACGAACGCGAACACGACCTGCTTTGA